From a single Nicotiana tomentosiformis chromosome 2, ASM39032v3, whole genome shotgun sequence genomic region:
- the LOC104114841 gene encoding uncharacterized protein: MQNLTTRAYESSSSSGNSSNDAGDFECNICFDLAQDPIVTLCGHLYCWPCLYRWLRLHSQSHECPVCKAFIQEEKLVPLYGRGRTSTDPRSKPIPGVEIPSRPAGQRPETAPPPVSNAFPNLGFGHVGGFFPGATASFGNFTMSAGFGGLFPSLFSFQFHGFPNLTAFGATSNYPFGYPPAYRQMNVHNAARPAQGQADNNLKLMFLLVGFLVFLCLFSY, translated from the coding sequence ATGCAGAACTTAACTACCAGGGCATATGAGAGTTCTTCTTCCTCAGGAAATAGCAGCAATGATGCTGGTGATTTTGAATGTAACATCTGCTTTGACTTGGCACAAGACCCTATTGTGACACTTTGTGGTCACCTCTATTGTTGGCCATGTCTCTATAGATGGCTACGGCTTCACTCACAATCCCATGAATGTCCTGTTTGTAAGGCCTTTATACAAGAGGAGAAGTTAGTCCCTTTGTATGGTAGAGGGAGGACTTCAACTGATCCAAGATCGAAACCGATCCCTGGGGTTGAAATTCCTAGCAGGCCAGCAGGGCAAAGACCTGAAACAGCTCCTCCGCCAGTATCAAATGCTTTTCCTAATCTCGGTTTTGGTCATGTGGGAGGATTTTTTCCAGGAGCAACTGCTAGTTTTGGTAACTTTACAATGTCTGCTGGTTTTGGTGGGTTGTTTCCATCGTTGTTCAGTTTTCAGTTTCATGGATTTCCCAATCTAACTGCATTTGGTGCAACATCTAATTACCCATTTGGATATCCTCCTGCATATCGTCAGATGAATGTTCATAATGCTGCACGGCCAGCCCAAGGACAGGCAGATAACAATCTGAAGCTTATGTTCTTACTTGTTGGATTTCTTGTGTTCCTATGTTTGTTTAGTTACTGA